In one Methanosphaera sp. genomic region, the following are encoded:
- a CDS encoding Ig-like domain repeat protein, with protein MIKLKKNQRIISFILILLFFITIITAANAADNDDITTSDIKQVDTQHNYSAECVSHDVIDKSSDIIKNSTDKSKVNKTTNKYDKKTKITKKSTTYDVDNYLSLENTVNTIKNSTDTEATINLNPGDYNITNTITWGDSQNTKTLTINGNNNIINGDGQHQFITVAQGYTLNLKNIVINNTDKAVINQGNTSIENSNFTNNIAVNHGVIYNEATFSMKNTNIINSSDNDGCSIYSLNNITVENSTINTITPTPKAYTSVKIVSPITLKSLNADEDVIFNIDGKTFMANKNMTDNTVSINYVFMMSGDKTITINYPSLAGAMISVDVNDVVAVDAIEINTIDDVKVFNKTTVNGKLLKADGTLYTDDVDVVFKIGDKIYKNTTINGGIIDTILDTEDLMCGQYDVILNAGVENQTQLNIIKRNSTTSIALNTTTPKTMQNIKITATVVDEFNETPKGGSVTFKVDGVEIATVDVTDKTIEYDYILPSTIMAGDHEITAQYTSTDSYNPSENKETINIQKTTIADTQIVLDSIKTQNNITVDVVLNDEFNHELVGNVDVEVLIDNTSVINTTIVNGQLNTQIPTDTLKSNNYSVVFNIHENGLYNAKTLTSTLEVINRKVTIDPIVVNNPTTLGELKVDATITEDMQPVNEGIVIFKLGGVEIGEVNVVGGVATITYTLPESIIAGEYDITVEFKDPYYENTTKDTTLTVARSTISDADFSQTIKTLKDLIIKTQLNDTTGKTLTGNVDVEVLIDNNSIINTTITDGVVDLTIDTNTLTQGNYTLTIKTTENGLYNAKTFTSKLEVINRNTLMEVMTNTPSTTGKLTIDAKITDELGENVQQGIVIFKLDGVEIGQANVAGGRATITYTLPASIIAGQYNIKAEYSSDKYYNQANANTTVNVERSIIADVDLSQSIKTRNNATVNTILKDIDGKTLTGNVDVEVLIDDQSIQNLTIKDGVVNLVLPMDEKIQKNYTLTIKTKQNNLYDAKTLTSTIEVVNREVIIESIDVNTPRTTQDLKVNTTIKDEFGNPLNDGIATFKLDGVEIGQANVAGGRATITYTLPYDVFGGDHKVTVEYAADKYYDIQSKDQNVEVVKSNIKSIVIPDKSIKTKLNTTIGIALRNEYDKSLNTTVEVDIYIDSKLLKTRVVPANETTLILYLPFENASAGVYLLDIRVRESGLYNAINTTATINVINRVPIIEIETNTPRTTGVLEINTTIKDNDGNIVNQGVIIFSINGVNITDAINVTNGHASANVTLSDDTQARPFTLVAKFVDPQYAVQHKTKTINIIRSDIADVIIPKIETKALTNTTYDIILKDTFGKQIIHDSDVEVIFTGENNTYRENITISNGVLHYELPTGKYPPGLYNVTFNVKQNNYYNEKTINSQLEIIKRNATINITTNNPKTVQTMYIRGKLVDDDGVPINNGKAVIKVDGRIVRTLTVRDGEVQYSYRLGSNIYAGEHNISIEYINDYYNTKVENSTFNVIRSNLTDIIIPLREVKTGGTTGIDVVLRDELYQQLLGASEVEIFVDGVSVQNLTVKNGLLSTTIPIGKEEIGEADIVVKVKENGLYNEKILHAKATIDVRRTTINIETNTPKTTQYLDINITIRDDNGTLVDSGVVIFKFESRPVENGEGTYVASREIGNITVVDGKAHLSYKLTNDISAQSYTLTVEYIDDVYQSQNKTQIVTVIHSNLADLTIPDITIKTLTNGNIYTEILDEHGQYPVGTLGAHTIIANNESNYQRIVDSVMDLEIYSESLKEGEYEYIIHIYGNGIYNSKDYRGKLIIVNSTSTIEVTSNIPKTMQNLQAEAIVKDTNGTILKDGEVIFKLDGVEVATGMIRNGKAKISYRLPTTVIGGEHKLTAELHNEYYDINSTDITVNVLKTDIKDMDIPSLTIKTLQNSTIDIVIDDEFSTQLKENVDVEVFIDEKSILNTTTNMAVLDVEIPIHGYMAGVHNITYKVKESNLYNTKTFSNIISLINRVAKLDVTTNTPKTTQDLIINITATTDNDQPVEDANIT; from the coding sequence ATGATAAAATTAAAGAAAAATCAACGTATTATTTCTTTTATTCTTATTTTATTATTTTTCATAACAATAATAACAGCAGCAAATGCTGCAGATAATGATGATATCACAACAAGTGATATTAAACAAGTAGATACACAGCACAACTATAGTGCAGAGTGTGTATCACATGATGTCATAGATAAAAGCTCTGATATCATTAAAAATAGTACAGATAAGTCTAAAGTAAATAAGACGACAAATAAGTATGATAAAAAAACAAAAATTACTAAAAAATCTACAACATACGATGTAGATAATTATCTTAGCTTAGAAAATACAGTAAATACTATAAAAAATAGTACAGATACAGAGGCAACAATAAACTTAAATCCCGGAGATTATAATATTACAAATACTATAACTTGGGGAGATTCACAAAATACAAAAACACTAACAATCAATGGAAATAACAATATAATAAATGGAGATGGACAACATCAATTTATAACAGTAGCTCAAGGATATACATTAAATCTTAAAAATATAGTTATAAACAATACAGACAAAGCAGTGATAAATCAGGGAAATACATCAATTGAAAATTCAAATTTCACAAATAACATAGCAGTCAATCATGGTGTAATATATAATGAAGCTACATTTTCCATGAAAAATACTAACATTATTAATAGTAGTGATAATGATGGTTGTAGCATCTATTCACTTAATAATATAACAGTTGAAAATTCAACAATTAACACAATAACACCTACACCAAAAGCATACACTAGTGTTAAAATAGTATCACCAATAACTCTAAAATCACTTAATGCAGATGAAGATGTTATATTTAACATAGATGGTAAAACATTTATGGCAAATAAAAATATGACAGACAACACTGTTTCAATCAACTATGTATTTATGATGAGTGGAGATAAAACAATTACAATTAACTATCCATCACTAGCTGGTGCCATGATTAGTGTTGATGTTAATGATGTAGTTGCAGTTGATGCAATTGAAATTAATACAATAGATGATGTTAAAGTATTTAATAAAACCACAGTTAATGGAAAACTTCTAAAAGCTGATGGAACATTATATACAGATGATGTAGATGTAGTATTTAAAATTGGAGATAAAATCTATAAAAATACCACAATAAATGGTGGAATTATAGACACCATCCTTGATACAGAAGATCTCATGTGTGGTCAGTATGATGTTATATTAAATGCTGGTGTTGAAAATCAAACACAACTTAACATTATAAAACGTAATTCTACAACATCCATAGCTTTAAATACAACAACACCTAAAACTATGCAAAATATTAAAATTACAGCAACTGTTGTTGATGAATTTAATGAAACACCTAAAGGTGGAAGTGTAACATTTAAAGTTGATGGTGTTGAAATTGCTACAGTAGATGTTACAGATAAAACTATAGAATATGACTACATTCTACCATCAACTATCATGGCAGGTGATCATGAAATTACAGCACAATATACATCAACTGATAGTTATAATCCATCAGAAAATAAAGAAACAATTAATATTCAAAAAACTACAATAGCAGATACTCAAATTGTACTTGATTCAATTAAGACACAAAACAATATAACTGTAGATGTAGTGCTTAATGATGAATTTAATCATGAACTTGTAGGTAATGTTGATGTTGAAGTATTAATAGATAATACATCAGTAATTAATACAACTATTGTTAATGGTCAACTTAACACACAAATTCCAACAGATACACTTAAATCTAACAATTATAGTGTTGTATTTAACATACATGAAAATGGACTATATAATGCAAAAACATTAACATCAACACTTGAAGTTATAAATCGTAAAGTAACAATTGATCCTATAGTTGTAAATAATCCTACAACACTTGGTGAACTTAAAGTTGATGCAACAATTACAGAAGACATGCAACCTGTAAATGAGGGTATTGTAATATTTAAACTAGGTGGAGTAGAAATTGGAGAAGTTAATGTAGTAGGTGGAGTTGCAACAATTACATATACACTACCAGAGTCAATAATTGCAGGTGAATATGATATAACAGTTGAATTTAAAGATCCATACTATGAAAACACAACAAAAGATACAACACTAACAGTAGCTCGTAGCACAATATCAGATGCTGACTTTTCACAGACAATAAAAACATTAAAAGATCTTATAATAAAAACACAACTAAATGACACAACAGGCAAAACACTCACAGGCAATGTAGATGTTGAAGTATTAATAGATAATAATTCAATAATTAATACAACAATAACAGATGGAGTAGTTGATCTTACAATAGATACAAATACACTAACACAAGGCAACTATACACTAACAATAAAAACAACAGAAAATGGATTATATAATGCAAAAACATTCACATCAAAACTTGAAGTAATAAATCGTAACACCCTAATGGAAGTTATGACAAATACACCATCTACAACAGGTAAACTTACAATTGATGCAAAAATTACAGATGAGCTAGGTGAAAATGTACAACAAGGAATTGTAATATTTAAACTAGATGGAGTAGAAATTGGACAAGCAAATGTAGCAGGTGGAAGAGCAACAATTACATACACACTACCAGCATCCATAATTGCAGGTCAATACAATATCAAGGCAGAATATTCATCAGATAAATACTACAATCAAGCAAATGCTAATACAACAGTAAATGTAGAACGTAGCATAATTGCAGATGTAGATCTTAGCCAAAGTATAAAAACACGTAACAATGCAACAGTAAATACAATACTTAAAGATATTGATGGTAAAACACTTACAGGCAATGTAGATGTTGAAGTATTAATAGATGATCAGTCAATACAGAATCTTACAATAAAAGATGGAGTAGTTAACCTAGTTCTACCAATGGATGAAAAGATTCAGAAAAACTATACACTAACAATAAAAACAAAACAAAACAACCTATATGATGCAAAAACACTAACAAGTACAATAGAAGTAGTCAACCGTGAGGTAATCATAGAATCAATAGATGTAAATACACCAAGAACAACACAAGATCTTAAAGTAAATACAACAATTAAGGATGAATTTGGAAATCCTCTAAATGATGGAATTGCAACATTTAAACTAGATGGAGTAGAAATTGGACAAGCAAATGTAGCAGGTGGAAGAGCAACAATTACATACACACTACCATATGATGTATTTGGTGGAGATCATAAAGTTACAGTTGAATATGCAGCTGATAAATACTATGATATACAATCTAAAGATCAAAATGTAGAAGTTGTTAAAAGTAATATTAAATCTATTGTAATTCCAGATAAATCAATTAAAACAAAACTTAACACAACAATAGGAATTGCACTAAGAAATGAATATGATAAATCTCTTAATACAACAGTAGAAGTTGACATATACATAGATAGTAAACTTCTAAAGACAAGAGTTGTACCGGCAAATGAAACTACACTTATACTTTACCTGCCTTTTGAAAATGCATCAGCAGGTGTATATTTATTAGATATTCGTGTTCGTGAAAGTGGACTTTATAATGCAATTAATACAACAGCAACTATAAATGTTATAAATCGTGTACCTATAATAGAAATTGAAACAAACACTCCAAGAACTACTGGTGTTCTTGAAATTAACACAACAATAAAAGATAACGATGGAAACATTGTAAATCAGGGAGTGATAATTTTCAGTATTAATGGAGTAAATATAACAGATGCAATAAATGTTACAAATGGACATGCATCAGCTAATGTAACACTATCTGATGATACACAAGCAAGACCATTTACACTTGTAGCTAAATTTGTAGATCCACAATATGCAGTACAGCATAAAACTAAAACAATAAATATAATAAGAAGTGATATTGCAGATGTAATAATTCCAAAAATTGAGACAAAAGCACTTACAAATACCACATATGACATTATATTAAAAGATACATTTGGAAAACAGATAATTCATGATAGTGATGTTGAAGTAATATTTACAGGTGAAAATAATACATACCGTGAAAATATCACAATATCAAATGGAGTACTACACTATGAACTTCCAACAGGTAAATATCCTCCAGGATTATACAATGTAACATTTAATGTAAAACAAAACAACTACTACAATGAAAAAACAATAAATTCACAACTTGAAATTATAAAACGTAATGCAACAATTAACATAACAACAAACAATCCAAAAACAGTACAAACAATGTATATACGTGGAAAACTAGTAGATGATGATGGAGTTCCAATAAATAATGGAAAAGCTGTAATTAAAGTTGATGGAAGAATAGTTAGAACTCTTACAGTAAGAGATGGAGAAGTACAGTATTCATACAGGCTTGGATCTAATATTTATGCAGGAGAACATAATATATCAATAGAATATATTAATGACTACTATAATACTAAAGTTGAAAATTCAACATTTAATGTTATACGAAGTAATCTTACAGATATTATAATTCCTCTACGTGAAGTTAAAACTGGTGGAACAACTGGTATTGATGTTGTACTAAGAGATGAACTCTACCAACAACTTCTAGGTGCTAGTGAAGTTGAAATCTTTGTAGATGGAGTTTCAGTACAAAATTTAACAGTGAAAAATGGTTTATTAAGTACAACTATTCCTATAGGCAAAGAAGAGATAGGGGAAGCTGATATAGTTGTAAAAGTTAAAGAAAATGGTCTTTATAATGAGAAAATACTACATGCTAAAGCTACAATTGATGTACGCCGAACCACAATAAATATTGAAACAAACACTCCAAAAACAACACAATATCTTGACATTAATATTACAATACGTGATGATAATGGAACTCTTGTAGATAGTGGTGTTGTAATCTTTAAATTTGAATCAAGACCTGTTGAAAATGGTGAAGGAACATATGTAGCTTCAAGAGAAATTGGTAATATCACAGTAGTTGATGGAAAAGCACATCTAAGCTACAAACTAACAAATGATATATCAGCACAATCATATACACTAACAGTTGAATATATTGATGATGTATATCAAAGCCAAAACAAGACACAAATTGTAACAGTAATACATTCAAATCTTGCAGATTTAACAATACCTGACATAACAATAAAAACACTTACAAATGGAAATATATATACAGAAATACTTGATGAACATGGACAATACCCTGTAGGTACACTTGGAGCACATACAATAATTGCAAATAATGAATCAAACTATCAAAGAATAGTTGATAGTGTAATGGATCTTGAGATTTACTCTGAATCATTAAAAGAGGGAGAATATGAATATATAATTCATATATATGGAAATGGAATTTATAATTCAAAAGATTATAGGGGAAAACTTATAATTGTAAATAGTACATCAACAATTGAAGTTACATCAAATATACCAAAAACAATGCAAAATCTTCAAGCAGAGGCAATAGTAAAAGATACAAATGGAACCATTCTTAAAGATGGAGAAGTTATCTTTAAACTTGATGGTGTAGAAGTTGCAACAGGTATGATTCGTAATGGAAAAGCAAAAATATCATACAGACTACCAACAACTGTTATTGGAGGCGAACATAAATTAACAGCAGAACTTCACAATGAATACTATGATATTAATTCAACAGATATAACAGTAAATGTTCTAAAAACAGACATTAAAGATATGGATATTCCATCTTTAACAATAAAAACACTGCAAAATTCAACAATAGATATTGTTATTGATGATGAATTTAGTACACAACTAAAAGAAAATGTTGATGTTGAAGTATTTATTGATGAAAAATCAATTTTAAATACCACAACAAATATGGCAGTACTTGATGT
- a CDS encoding MBL fold metallo-hydrolase: MQLQFLGTGGGRFATISQKRMTGGFRIDGIDGKNIHVDPGPGALVRSHQYGLNPRKINLLLVSHSHTDHYNDAEVLIEAMTQGMTKKTGHVIGSKSVIEGHEDLGPSISEYHQQKPKVTTLLAGEEIQDGNITIRGTQTHHGDPTCVGFNIKYNDFSLSYTADTEYFPELAEEHKGADVLIGNVIKEGERKIKGHLRTLDFKQLIEEVKPKVAIMTHLGVNLIMNNPFQNTRNITQETGIRTIAATDGLTMNLDQHLG, from the coding sequence ATGCAATTACAATTCTTAGGTACTGGAGGTGGAAGATTTGCCACTATTAGTCAAAAAAGAATGACTGGTGGTTTTCGCATTGATGGTATTGATGGAAAAAACATACATGTTGATCCAGGACCTGGGGCTTTAGTAAGAAGTCACCAATATGGTTTAAATCCTAGGAAAATTAATTTACTATTGGTAAGTCATAGCCACACTGATCATTATAACGATGCTGAAGTATTAATTGAAGCTATGACACAAGGTATGACAAAAAAGACAGGACATGTTATTGGAAGTAAAAGTGTAATTGAAGGACATGAAGATCTAGGACCTAGTATTTCAGAATATCACCAACAAAAGCCAAAAGTTACAACACTTCTTGCAGGTGAAGAAATACAAGATGGTAATATTACAATTCGTGGAACACAAACACACCATGGAGATCCAACATGTGTTGGATTTAATATTAAATATAATGACTTTTCTCTAAGTTATACTGCTGATACTGAATATTTCCCAGAACTTGCAGAGGAACATAAAGGTGCTGATGTACTAATTGGTAATGTTATAAAAGAAGGAGAACGTAAAATTAAGGGACATCTAAGAACTCTTGATTTTAAACAATTAATTGAAGAAGTTAAGCCTAAAGTTGCAATTATGACACATTTAGGTGTAAATCTTATTATGAACAATCCCTTCCAAAATACACGTAACATAACCCAAGAAACAGGTATCAGAACAATCGCTGCAACAGATGGATTAACCATGAATTTAGATCAACATCTAGGTTAG